The following proteins are co-located in the Anaerolineae bacterium genome:
- a CDS encoding FAD/NAD(P)-binding protein has product MENSAQVLLRKMVANIYLPHTAFIKKIKEETGDIKTFTLCFKEEELKNKFTFRPGQFVLVSIFNCGEAPFSISSSPEVAGEIQLSIKKAGLLTGEIHSLQEGDEICMRGPYGNGFPLEQLYGKNLLFIGGGIGLAPLRSLIQYVFAKKSDFGGATILYGARTPEDIVFKEELNKWSRENEAEVLITVDRGDSGWKGNTGPVTHLWEKIEISPANTKAVICGPPVMIPYVVFDLLKMGFGEEDIISTLERNMKCGVGKCGHCTLGSRFACIDGPVFTYNEMKKLPFLI; this is encoded by the coding sequence ATGGAAAATAGTGCTCAGGTATTATTGCGCAAAATGGTGGCCAATATATATCTACCTCACACAGCCTTCATTAAAAAGATAAAGGAAGAGACCGGCGATATAAAGACATTTACACTTTGTTTTAAAGAAGAAGAATTGAAAAATAAATTTACATTCAGGCCTGGTCAGTTTGTTCTGGTCTCTATATTCAATTGCGGTGAAGCTCCTTTTTCCATAAGCTCATCTCCTGAAGTCGCCGGAGAAATTCAGTTGAGCATTAAGAAAGCCGGACTTTTGACAGGTGAAATACATAGTCTCCAGGAAGGGGATGAGATATGTATGCGAGGTCCATACGGGAATGGTTTTCCTTTGGAACAGCTTTACGGCAAAAATCTTTTATTTATTGGAGGAGGAATTGGGCTTGCGCCGCTGCGGTCTTTAATCCAGTATGTTTTTGCAAAAAAATCTGATTTTGGCGGAGCAACCATACTTTACGGAGCAAGAACACCCGAAGACATTGTCTTTAAGGAAGAATTAAACAAGTGGAGCAGAGAAAATGAGGCAGAAGTCCTGATTACCGTTGACAGGGGTGATTCCGGGTGGAAGGGAAACACAGGGCCCGTGACGCATTTATGGGAAAAAATTGAGATATCTCCTGCTAATACAAAGGCTGTAATTTGTGGTCCTCCGGTAATGATTCCTTATGTGGTTTTTGACTTGCTCAAGATGGGTTTTGGTGAAGAAGATATTATCTCCACGCTTGAAAGAAATATGAAATGCGGGGTGGGCAAGTGCGGTCACTGTACTCTGGGAAGCAGGTTTGCCTGTATTGACGGCCCTGTTTTTACTTATAATGAGATGAAAAAACTGCCTTTTCTGATTTAA
- the selB gene encoding selenocysteine-specific translation elongation factor — protein sequence MKQIVLGTAGHIDHGKTSLIKAVTGIDTDRLKEEKLRGITIELGFASMDLPSGQHIGIVDVPGHEKFIKHMVAGATGIDIVAMVIAADEGVMLQTREHMEICSLLGIKHGFVVLTKIDLVDQEWLELVLEDIKEFLRGTFLEDSPIVPVSSATGKGIPEFIKTLDELSALIPVRTSTGLFRLPVDRVFSMKGFGTVITGTLISGSIHVGDTIMIYPSNITSKVRGIQVHNQNLDVAEAGMRTAINFQGLDKSSVTRGEVLSTTGDLKPSFMIDVLVNYLGSNKKSAKNRARIRFHTGTSEVLGVLILLDKDELLPGETALAQVRLDSPVALVKDDRFVIRSYSPVRTIGGGHILNPIPQKHKRFKPEVTKLLKGIVDNIPEEIISSHADDSGYAGVSFADLKIMTNLPEKQLDNFIQKLLSKKAIVCFDRENRIYIHNNGIEKLKKEALDYLSNYHKSNPLKAGMSKEELRSKFPFDLGTKLFSLMLNLMIKDKVIIQEENNVHLSSHTVSLKVDQADIKIKILDTYLKSGLTPPYFKELSKSFDIDSKRAKDVLMLLVDEGFLLKVKEDLYFHAEAVNKLKKGLVDYLKSHGEITTPQFKEMVSVSRKYLIPLIEYFDSTNVTLRVGDSRKLRKG from the coding sequence TTGAAACAGATTGTTTTAGGAACCGCCGGGCATATTGATCACGGCAAAACCTCACTTATTAAGGCTGTCACTGGAATAGACACCGACCGCTTAAAGGAGGAAAAGCTTCGCGGCATAACTATTGAGCTTGGTTTTGCTTCAATGGATCTTCCCAGCGGACAGCATATCGGAATTGTCGATGTGCCGGGGCATGAAAAATTTATCAAGCACATGGTGGCGGGCGCCACAGGAATCGATATCGTAGCGATGGTTATTGCCGCTGATGAAGGGGTAATGCTCCAAACCAGAGAACACATGGAGATATGTTCTCTGCTCGGCATAAAACACGGCTTTGTTGTCCTGACTAAGATCGACCTTGTGGATCAGGAATGGCTGGAACTTGTGCTGGAGGATATCAAAGAATTTCTCAGGGGAACCTTTCTGGAAGACAGCCCTATTGTGCCTGTATCATCTGCCACGGGCAAAGGCATACCGGAGTTTATCAAAACCCTGGATGAACTGAGCGCCTTAATTCCTGTGCGCACATCAACAGGTCTGTTCCGCCTTCCTGTTGACCGGGTTTTCAGTATGAAGGGATTTGGGACGGTAATTACAGGAACGCTTATATCAGGAAGCATCCATGTCGGAGATACCATTATGATATATCCGTCCAACATTACTTCAAAGGTGCGTGGAATTCAGGTTCATAACCAAAACCTGGATGTTGCGGAAGCTGGAATGCGCACAGCCATTAATTTTCAGGGACTTGATAAGTCTTCCGTAACCCGCGGAGAGGTATTATCTACTACAGGCGACTTGAAGCCGAGCTTCATGATAGACGTGTTGGTTAACTATCTTGGCAGCAATAAAAAATCAGCTAAAAACCGGGCGCGCATCAGATTTCACACAGGAACCAGTGAGGTGTTAGGCGTTCTTATCCTTCTTGACAAGGATGAGCTTCTTCCCGGGGAAACAGCTCTTGCTCAGGTCAGGCTTGACTCTCCGGTTGCGCTGGTAAAGGATGACAGGTTTGTAATAAGAAGTTATTCGCCGGTACGAACTATCGGCGGCGGGCATATATTAAATCCAATACCCCAGAAGCACAAACGCTTTAAGCCGGAGGTAACCAAACTATTAAAGGGGATTGTCGACAACATACCTGAAGAAATAATTTCATCTCATGCCGATGATTCCGGTTATGCCGGAGTCTCCTTTGCCGACCTTAAAATAATGACCAATCTTCCCGAGAAACAGCTCGATAATTTCATCCAGAAACTTTTGTCAAAAAAAGCAATTGTCTGTTTTGACAGGGAAAATCGAATCTACATCCATAATAACGGCATTGAAAAATTAAAGAAGGAAGCACTCGATTATCTCTCAAATTACCACAAATCAAATCCCTTAAAGGCCGGCATGTCAAAAGAGGAGTTAAGATCAAAGTTTCCTTTTGACCTGGGGACAAAGCTTTTCAGTCTTATGCTTAATCTGATGATAAAGGATAAAGTTATTATTCAGGAAGAAAACAATGTCCATTTATCTTCGCATACTGTTTCTCTGAAGGTTGATCAGGCCGACATAAAAATAAAAATACTGGACACCTATCTTAAAAGCGGGCTGACACCCCCCTACTTCAAAGAGTTAAGCAAGTCGTTTGATATTGATTCAAAACGGGCAAAAGATGTGCTGATGCTGCTTGTTGATGAAGGATTTCTGCTTAAGGTAAAAGAGGATCTCTATTTCCATGCAGAGGCCGTCAACAAGTTAAAAAAAGGGCTGGTTGATTATTTGAAATCTCATGGAGAAATTACAACGCCTCAGTTCAAGGAAATGGTATCTGTATCCCGCAAGTATTTAATCCCTCTAATAGAATATTTTGATTCCACAAATGTAACTCTTCGAGTGGGTGACAGCCGAAAACTAAGGAAAGGATAA
- a CDS encoding phage/plasmid primase, P4 family, translated as MNILKPIKNNIDQELKDKKAWIVWKIENTEGKQTKVPYNAKTGSRAKSNDPETWTDIETAYGSYEKDIYDGIGFVLSKENPLVGIDLDHCVDPETGKIDPWAQKIVDGLPTYWELSPSGTGLRAFVKGKLPPEGRKKGNIELYEAGRYLTVTGHKLNGNQIKSLPEELNKLHAETFKKVETKNQPMRQSFNNQELLTKAFESKHGHKIRLLFNGDTSDYSSPSEADQALCNYLAFWFDNNYAAIDQVFRSSGLMREKWNEKHHADGRTYGQATIGKAISATNETYQSRAPKEPKQEEKILVINKFSPRPWVVKLRTKFNLRSDFQKRLWIYNTQLDLWKENAETILEAELRKNLLGDELLKQHYVAEILADVKSLSFSQTENLEPPPHLIPFKNIIYNIKTDEELKYSPEYFFTSKLNVNYNREAICPFIDSTFSQLVPEPDHLFELTAYCLYRAYPYQKWFFLYGSGGNGKTVYTMILESLLGKENIRSITADQFVDNRFAVADLHGKFANLAGEMSYNTLEKTAILKQLVGGDLLRAERKYKEPFYFNNYAKLIFNTNSLPKTTDKTRAFYRRLYLIEFPNRFEGSDKEDKLLFQKITQNELEGLAIKSLGFLLNLYDRGFFFTNDRGVDDLTKEYEQLTNPLITFLAETTEQDATGTIPKWQLRDLFVQWLSDKSFRIWNDTQIGKEMKTLGYDDGRQNFDGSTQRCWFGIRWFSTIGG; from the coding sequence ATGAACATCCTAAAACCAATAAAAAATAACATAGATCAAGAGTTAAAAGACAAAAAAGCGTGGATTGTCTGGAAAATCGAAAACACAGAAGGCAAACAAACAAAGGTTCCTTACAATGCGAAAACAGGGAGCCGAGCCAAGTCAAACGATCCAGAAACATGGACAGACATCGAAACAGCCTATGGGTCCTACGAAAAAGATATTTATGATGGGATTGGTTTTGTTTTGTCGAAAGAGAATCCGCTTGTGGGTATTGACCTTGACCATTGTGTTGATCCTGAAACCGGAAAGATTGATCCGTGGGCACAAAAGATAGTTGATGGGCTTCCTACCTATTGGGAGCTAAGCCCTTCTGGAACAGGCCTGAGAGCTTTTGTGAAAGGTAAGCTACCACCGGAAGGACGGAAGAAGGGGAATATTGAGCTTTATGAAGCTGGACGGTACTTAACAGTTACAGGTCATAAACTTAACGGCAATCAAATAAAATCCCTGCCGGAAGAACTTAACAAACTTCATGCCGAAACATTCAAGAAAGTTGAAACGAAAAATCAGCCGATGCGACAAAGCTTTAATAATCAAGAGCTTTTGACTAAGGCCTTTGAATCAAAACACGGCCATAAGATTAGGCTCTTATTTAATGGTGACACTTCGGATTATTCTTCACCTTCTGAAGCAGATCAAGCGTTATGTAACTACTTAGCCTTTTGGTTTGATAACAACTATGCAGCTATTGATCAAGTGTTTCGCAGCTCTGGCTTAATGCGTGAGAAGTGGAATGAGAAGCACCATGCGGACGGGCGGACTTATGGTCAGGCAACCATCGGAAAAGCGATAAGCGCAACTAACGAAACATATCAATCAAGGGCACCGAAAGAACCGAAGCAAGAGGAGAAAATCCTTGTAATCAATAAATTTTCCCCCCGGCCATGGGTGGTTAAACTTCGCACCAAGTTCAATTTACGTTCTGATTTCCAAAAGCGGCTCTGGATTTATAATACTCAACTGGATCTCTGGAAAGAAAATGCCGAAACGATTTTAGAGGCTGAGCTTCGTAAAAACCTTTTAGGTGATGAACTCCTAAAACAACACTATGTCGCAGAAATTCTCGCAGATGTTAAAAGCTTGTCATTTTCTCAAACTGAGAATCTTGAACCCCCACCGCACCTAATACCATTTAAGAATATTATTTATAATATAAAAACAGATGAAGAGTTGAAATATAGCCCGGAATATTTTTTCACTTCTAAACTAAATGTAAATTATAACCGGGAAGCAATCTGCCCTTTTATTGACAGTACATTCTCACAGTTGGTTCCTGAGCCAGACCATCTTTTTGAACTAACTGCTTACTGCTTATATCGAGCCTACCCTTACCAGAAATGGTTCTTTCTTTATGGTTCAGGTGGAAACGGAAAGACTGTCTATACTATGATTTTGGAATCACTTTTAGGAAAAGAAAATATTCGATCTATCACAGCGGATCAGTTTGTTGATAACCGCTTTGCAGTGGCCGATCTTCATGGGAAGTTTGCGAACCTTGCAGGGGAAATGTCTTATAATACTCTGGAAAAGACCGCTATTCTCAAACAGCTTGTGGGTGGGGATTTACTACGTGCAGAACGTAAATACAAAGAGCCTTTCTATTTTAACAACTATGCGAAGCTGATTTTTAACACTAATTCACTGCCGAAAACTACCGACAAGACCAGAGCCTTTTATCGCAGGCTATACCTGATTGAATTTCCGAATCGTTTTGAAGGCTCAGACAAGGAAGATAAGCTGCTTTTTCAAAAAATTACACAAAACGAGCTTGAAGGTTTGGCGATTAAGAGCCTGGGGTTTCTTTTGAACCTGTATGACAGGGGTTTTTTTTTCACAAATGATAGGGGGGTGGATGATTTGACGAAAGAATATGAACAACTAACAAACCCTCTTATCACCTTTTTAGCAGAAACAACCGAACAAGATGCTACCGGAACTATTCCTAAATGGCAGCTAAGAGATTTATTTGTTCAATGGTTGTCTGATAAAAGCTTCCGAATATGGAATGACACACAAATAGGTAAGGAAATGAAGACCTTAGGTTATGATGATGGAAGACAAAATTTTGATGGAAGTACTCAAAGATGCTGGTTCGGTATAAGGTGGTTTTCCACAATAGGGGGATAA
- a CDS encoding CHAT domain-containing protein produces MRLTRWLLIVMVLCTSGCGLRGLTRSESLANYHPILLINTTSKGEILTREGLDYLREGSFDKFLFSMREALTFYAGNGEKTSDLCRYIGKAYLDRNEYDKALSYFNQSLAAAKNSRYQEGFILTTVGLADCYKKIGDTDKAAEVLAAAQQGNRESTKGEHPLIALSMGETLAQQGRLSQALEIFTGTLSNIDSYKDDKLKQSVYSSMGTTLFALGRYREAITHYRHALDLARKSYNTSDIVDILNNIGFCQVSLKKYSEAAMSFKEGLGLLAVMDLQYSEKQMYANYGLGLLNEEQGRNAQALLYYNTAIKFIEDLRGSLSSTEFRSLFLANKIAAYEHAIDILLTAVDRTPDEVRLDARFAKANLSPVEVAFFYAESTKARSFLELLYKARTVSLADRIPRGLAEQERRLLSTLDSIQASGSGQSEAQREILKKSKRELDELIAKLRKEYPDYASIRYPEPVMAGNIPLRANEVLLAYKVNPRKTFLWIIEKGKKPSVIEIAVNREELIRKVGEFRSELENPDRLDAYNPEKGQALGRLLMEEALSRIDPDKNVIITPDGVLNMLPFEALTAGRTKNAIQYLGEKYKISYYPSASIMATMRRFKENPKLSRPLFALGDPVYEDSDVRYSRRKSDNIVLASADQTPGFNLRSALVRNGFSLPRLPETRDEVLKIGALFGYQTNDRDIKLDMDASKSELLKSDLGIYRFIHFATHGLLSGDIPYILEPALVLSQPGNRNPEDGFLKMSEILELKLNADAVVLSACKTALGKEIAGEGIVGLSRAFMLAGAKSIIVSLWSVESNSTAVLMKRFYSHLKLGRSKEEALRLAKQELKSQSLASTDLSRGVTIAGRDKKIQTGASHPFFWAPFILIGEWE; encoded by the coding sequence ATGCGGCTGACGCGATGGCTGTTGATTGTCATGGTCCTCTGCACCAGCGGTTGCGGGCTCCGAGGCTTGACCCGTTCCGAAAGTCTTGCCAACTACCATCCTATCTTACTGATCAACACCACGAGCAAGGGAGAAATACTCACCCGGGAAGGACTGGACTACTTGCGCGAAGGTTCCTTCGATAAGTTTCTGTTCTCCATGCGCGAAGCTCTGACGTTTTACGCCGGCAATGGGGAAAAGACCTCCGATCTTTGCCGCTATATTGGCAAGGCCTATCTTGATCGAAACGAATACGACAAGGCGCTGTCCTATTTTAATCAATCGTTAGCCGCCGCCAAAAACAGCCGATACCAGGAGGGGTTTATCCTGACGACTGTCGGACTGGCAGATTGCTACAAGAAAATCGGGGATACGGATAAGGCCGCAGAGGTTCTGGCGGCAGCCCAGCAGGGCAATCGTGAGTCCACAAAAGGCGAACATCCGCTCATTGCGCTCAGCATGGGGGAGACCCTCGCACAGCAAGGCCGTTTATCCCAGGCGCTGGAAATCTTCACCGGAACCCTTTCCAACATCGACAGCTACAAGGACGACAAGCTCAAACAATCGGTCTATTCGTCCATGGGCACGACCCTTTTCGCCCTCGGCCGTTACCGGGAGGCTATCACCCATTATCGACACGCCCTCGATCTTGCCCGGAAAAGTTACAACACGTCGGATATCGTTGACATCCTCAACAACATCGGCTTTTGTCAGGTGTCTTTGAAAAAATACAGCGAGGCCGCTATGTCCTTTAAGGAAGGATTGGGACTTCTGGCCGTCATGGACCTGCAATACTCCGAAAAACAGATGTACGCCAATTATGGTCTGGGGCTTTTGAATGAAGAGCAAGGCCGCAATGCCCAGGCGCTGCTCTACTACAACACCGCCATCAAGTTCATTGAGGATTTGAGAGGCAGCCTGAGTTCGACGGAGTTCCGATCCTTGTTCCTGGCCAATAAAATCGCCGCCTATGAACATGCCATCGATATTCTGCTCACGGCAGTCGATCGGACGCCGGATGAAGTTCGCCTTGATGCGCGATTTGCCAAAGCAAATCTCTCTCCCGTGGAAGTGGCCTTCTTCTACGCAGAAAGTACCAAGGCCCGATCCTTTCTCGAACTGCTTTACAAAGCCAGAACAGTTTCTCTCGCCGACCGGATCCCCCGCGGGTTGGCCGAGCAGGAGCGGCGATTGCTCAGCACCCTTGATTCGATCCAGGCCTCCGGAAGCGGCCAGTCGGAAGCACAGCGAGAGATCCTGAAAAAATCAAAACGCGAACTCGATGAGTTGATCGCCAAGTTACGGAAAGAGTATCCGGATTATGCCTCCATCCGCTATCCAGAGCCGGTCATGGCCGGGAATATCCCGCTGCGCGCCAACGAGGTGCTCCTCGCCTACAAGGTCAATCCCAGAAAAACCTTTCTCTGGATCATCGAAAAGGGCAAGAAACCGTCGGTCATCGAAATCGCCGTGAATCGGGAGGAACTTATCCGAAAAGTCGGGGAATTCAGGAGTGAGCTTGAAAATCCGGACAGACTGGACGCCTACAACCCCGAGAAAGGGCAAGCTCTGGGCAGGCTCTTGATGGAAGAAGCTCTCAGCCGGATAGACCCCGACAAAAACGTCATCATTACCCCCGACGGTGTTCTGAATATGCTTCCCTTCGAGGCATTAACGGCTGGTAGAACAAAAAACGCGATTCAATACCTGGGAGAAAAATACAAGATCAGCTATTATCCTTCCGCCTCGATCATGGCGACCATGCGGCGGTTCAAAGAGAATCCAAAATTATCCCGGCCCCTGTTTGCACTCGGCGATCCGGTCTATGAGGATTCGGATGTGCGTTACAGCCGAAGAAAGTCCGACAACATCGTCCTGGCATCAGCCGATCAGACGCCCGGTTTTAATTTGCGTAGCGCTCTGGTTCGCAACGGCTTCTCTTTGCCTCGCCTGCCCGAGACCCGCGACGAGGTCCTGAAAATCGGCGCGCTCTTCGGGTACCAAACCAATGACCGCGACATCAAGCTCGATATGGACGCCTCCAAAAGCGAACTTTTGAAATCCGATCTTGGCATTTACCGGTTTATCCATTTTGCCACTCACGGTCTTTTGAGCGGCGACATTCCTTATATCCTGGAACCGGCGCTGGTTTTAAGCCAGCCGGGGAACCGCAACCCTGAGGATGGCTTCCTCAAGATGAGCGAGATTCTGGAACTCAAGCTCAACGCAGATGCCGTTGTCCTATCGGCCTGCAAGACGGCCCTGGGAAAAGAGATCGCCGGAGAGGGAATCGTGGGTTTAAGCCGCGCCTTCATGCTCGCAGGAGCCAAATCAATCATCGTGAGTCTCTGGAGCGTGGAGTCGAATTCCACGGCCGTCCTGATGAAGCGTTTTTACTCGCATCTAAAGCTCGGAAGGTCCAAGGAAGAGGCGCTCAGGCTGGCCAAGCAGGAATTGAAAAGCCAAAGCCTGGCCTCCACTGATCTCAGCCGTGGCGTCACGATCGCCGGACGGGACAAGAAGATTCAAACCGGCGCCTCCCATCCATTTTTCTGGGCGCCTTTCATCCTGATTGGTGAATGGGAGTAA